From the Lactuca sativa cultivar Salinas chromosome 9, Lsat_Salinas_v11, whole genome shotgun sequence genome, the window CTTCTATTCCAATAACTCTTATATACAGTTGTCTAATTGGAACTGCTCCTTTGTGACTAGATCAAAACAGAAAAAAGATTGCCAGATTTAGCTATATTCAAAATGTATGAAAGTTAAATGTTATTGGTGAATAGATAGAGTGAAAGTATTATGATGTGGATGTCTTTGAAGCATGAAATATGCTCTAAATTCCCATTATAGTCAATCTTGTACCAGGTACAATTGTTTGTACAAGTTGTCTGTCTACAGATAAAAGCATGTTCCTTGGTAGCCTCACCAGTTGGCATATCCTAAGATTTAAAAACAAGCCAAAAAGTTAGAAACGTCAGTAGTGAATCATTGTAAGAAATCATAAAATGTCAAGCCTTTTTATCTCAGGGTTTTCTTGATGTTTCAAGACTACAATCCATGGGTCAATAGGGCATGGTGTTTCACCCATCTGTAAAAATTAAGAGCAAACACATTTTAATATAAAAGGAGTTCACATTTATGGAGGAAATGGCAATGAGGTGATGAATGTAACTAATTACATGTGCTACATGATCTTGGCACAATTGCTCCACCAAGCGTAGGGCGACAAGGAGTCTAATTCCACATCAGCATACTCCAAAAACACCTACACAATGTGCAAAAaaacaacaacatactttcattcgtTAAAATTAATGAATATTGTGAAAACAGTTTGTTGAAAAAATGTTATGAAAGAAAATCAAACAACACTTAAGAGATGAGACAAGACTAAACTAACCTTGCCAACACCTGGTGCTGGTTCTCCAGTAGGGTTAGGGCATGGAATTACAACATTCACTAGACTACCTGAAAAATTAGTGAGAAAAActgagattaaaaaaaattatttggtgTAAATATTGGATATGGATATAAACAGGTGGGGTAAAAAGAAAGGGCTTCTGTCTGGATGCTTTATAGGAGTGTGATTACAAAAGCCTGTAAAACAGAAAGATATGAAAACGATAAAAATTAATAGATTGATATATAAACAATTTGGCAAAGTAGGAAGTTAAATACGGGATTAGAATTATAAAGCAAGAAAATGAAAGTTAAAATAAGATTAATTTACCGAATTTTCCACATTCTATTTTCATGTCTTCCAATATATCTTGATAATCTTCATCATCTTTAAGTTCATCTTCAGTCACCACTTGTGTTAAACATAGAACTTTAGTGGCAGTTGTCCCAATGGAGGGAGGTGGTTGCAACATCATCCTCTGCAAACAAAAATATTgcttaattataattttataaatgagATTTTAAAAAAATGGAATATTTTTTAATACCTTCCATGCAATTTGTTGTTGTGCATGTAAAAGCACTCTCTCCTCTTTAGGCTTGGGTTGAGTTTGACCTTGGTTAGCGCGTCTAACAATAAGTGTCTTGTCACCCATTTTGATCCCATTAAGAGCTGCACAAGCAATGTCAGTAACAGATAAGTCCTGATAAACACAGAATGCGTATCCTTTTGAGTTTCTAGTTTCTCTATCTTTCACAAGATCAAATCCTCTAAGAGCACCAAGCCCAGGGAGAACAAGATCTGTCACCAAATACCTTAATTATATAATATAACCTGAAACAAAAATCAACATATGATACTACAAAATCCAATCCAAGTCCAACAAACTGAAACTTAAAATAGTATTCAGTACCTGACTGACTGAGAACACCTTGGTATGGGTAGGACTAGCTGCCAAAGCATTCATGGCAAGAAACACCTTGGTATTAGCCCAATTATTGCAGTTTGAGCAAACTAAAGTAATTCTTCCCTCCTTACCTAAAACAAGTTGTGGGGCATACAAAAGTCAATGCTTTAGATTCTCTGGCATCAGGTTAGTTTCCTGCACATGATCCATCACCAGGGGCACAAATTACTTTCCAATCTATTCCATGTCCAGTGGCAACACTTGTATTTGTTTGCAGGAAACAAAGATtgcattaataaaaataaaaaagagtcGATAAAATAGTATATTCATTAGTATAAGAATGAACCTTCAATATGTTAAGCACAATCCTAATGACATCTTGATCTTTCAATAAATCCATATTTTTGTGTGCATATCCTATAATTTCCACCCATTGCTGCATAAATCAAACCTATCATAAGACAATATATTAAGAAATCCAAATTAAGAATTATCCTTCCGGAAGAACCCTACCTGATTGGGAAGATCCATCAACCTCTGGAGATACTCATCACACTTTGTGTCCTCAGATTCTGCTTGAATCATATGACCAACCTACCTTCACAAGAACATCAAATAAGTAtttgtaaaaatatataaaaaaaatctcaTACTAGAGACACTTAAAACTTACATATTGATAAGACGTATGTATCTGGTGAGGCTCAAGGTCAACAATGGTTGTTGGAAGAGTTGTAAGAAGTTCTGAAATAAATGGCTCATTAGGTTTGGGATTCACAATTGAATTAAAGAatgtataaaaattaaaaaactcgCCTAATAGAAGATTAGGTTAAGTAATCACGATTGAGAATATGTCGTCGTTGAGAAGGACATTCCTAGTAAATCTTTGTACCTCATGACCACGCAAAAAGAAAGcattaaaataagaaaaaaatggaGGGTTAATTAACCCAACAGAGAGAAAAGATTTTTAATTACTTTTACGCACATAAAGATACCTCTTCATTTTTCAGTTGTTTCCTCTTGTTTTGTATCAATTAATATATGAAGTTAtcgataattttgattttttctttGAGAGCAGCTTCCGAACCAATATTAAGATACCTTTTCACCTTCCATAGAAGATCCACAAATCGCCCATATACTAAACCATTTGATTCATCAAACGCTTCCATAAACCGATTGCTTGCCTCATTTGAACCTGATAGAGTATCAAGATCAAACCCAAACCCCACCTTAAACATCGAATCTAATGTCGATCTCATCAACAGATCCTGCATAAAAAGAACAGAAAGCAAGTAATTTAAACAAAGCTACAACTAATTCATCAGTTTTAAGTTAATACTTTACCTGAAAATCCATGGTTTCCTAAGCAGCTGCTTGTAAGGACATCTCTTTGTCTAGTTTAGCACCGTTTGACTTGAAGCATACAATACTAAACTCTTGTAAGACTTTTGTTGAGAACTGAAAGCTTTCAAGTTTCCGTTGGTGGTGCCACTTAACTCCATCCATAGCAAAAATCCCATTGCCAAAAAGATTTCAAGGTTCTTGTAGACGTTCCAATAGATGGAGACGAGGAATTTTCCAATTAGTTCGAGGCTGTCGCGGAGAGCTCTGGAGAGAGTATCGAGCTGCATCTAGCGTGTCGGGGTTAACTCCACGCAGGAGTATTTGATCTGAGATACGAGCTTGGTTGCGTTACTTCTTAaggataaacaaaatgtattcaGTAGTGGTGGaggtgaattagggtttgcagAGAAAAGGTGAAGGATAGAGTGAAGGTTGTCGGCTGGTGGAGAGGATAAAGTATATGGTGAAATTAAAGCTAAAAAAAGGGAAAGCACACGAAGGAGAAGGAGGA encodes:
- the LOC111920270 gene encoding splicing factor U2af large subunit B-like encodes the protein MMLQPPPSIGTTATKVLCLTQVVTEDELKDDEDYQDILEDMKIECGKFGSLVNVVIPCPNPTGEPAPGVGKVFLEYADVELDSLSPYAWWSNCAKIIWVKHHALLTHGL